One Chryseobacterium indoltheticum DNA segment encodes these proteins:
- the rfbA gene encoding glucose-1-phosphate thymidylyltransferase RfbA yields MKGIILAGGSGTRLYPLTIAVSKQLMPVYDKPMIYYPLSTLLLAGIKDILIITTPHDQAGFIKLLGDGSQIGCNIEYVVQPSPDGLAQAFILGDQFVGEDSVALVLGDNIFYGSEMGTLLKNKTNPDGGVVFAYHVSDPERYGVVEFDNDFKAVSIEEKPLKPKSNYAVPGLYFYDNEVVEIAKNIQPSPRGELEITDVNNVYLSKGKLEVGVLDRGTAWLDTGTFDSLNDASEFVSVIEKRQGFKIGCIEEIAFRNGFINEEKLLETATKYGKSGYGEYLKKLVTK; encoded by the coding sequence ATGAAAGGTATTATTTTAGCCGGAGGTTCCGGAACAAGACTTTACCCTCTTACCATTGCTGTAAGCAAGCAACTGATGCCAGTTTATGATAAACCGATGATTTATTATCCTCTTTCTACGTTGCTTTTAGCTGGGATTAAGGATATTCTGATTATCACAACTCCTCATGACCAAGCAGGATTTATCAAGCTTTTGGGTGACGGTTCACAAATTGGCTGTAATATCGAATATGTGGTACAACCAAGTCCGGATGGTCTTGCACAGGCTTTTATTCTTGGAGATCAATTTGTTGGTGAAGATTCTGTGGCTTTGGTTTTAGGAGACAATATTTTTTACGGTTCAGAAATGGGAACTTTGCTGAAAAATAAAACAAATCCGGATGGAGGTGTCGTTTTCGCGTATCATGTTTCAGATCCCGAAAGATATGGTGTAGTAGAATTTGACAATGACTTTAAAGCCGTTTCTATCGAAGAAAAACCCTTAAAACCAAAATCAAATTATGCAGTTCCTGGATTATATTTTTATGATAACGAAGTTGTAGAAATTGCCAAAAACATTCAGCCTTCCCCAAGAGGCGAGTTAGAAATCACCGATGTAAATAATGTTTATCTAAGTAAAGGAAAACTGGAAGTGGGTGTTTTAGACAGAGGCACAGCATGGCTTGATACCGGAACTTTTGATTCTCTAAATGATGCTTCAGAATTTGTAAGCGTTATCGAAAAAAGACAAGGTTTCAAAATTGGATGTATTGAAGAAATTGCTTTCAGAAACGGATTCATCAACGAAGAAAAACTTCTGGAAACAGCCACCAAATATGGTAAAAGCGGATATGGTGAATACCTGAAAAAGCTTGTGACTAAATAA
- a CDS encoding glycosyltransferase, with amino-acid sequence MKKSTEFIRIAKAAKKYLSIRFLRQIMFPKTIPVVIVNFNQLKTLKELINFLIEREFSKIYIVDNHSTYEPLLNYYEEIKERVEVILLAKNEGHMVFFENKNLFNRLGKGSFFILTDPDIIPNRKLPKNFMRILVKNLLKYDEWVTKAGFALDILNIPDYYPAKNKVTAWEQRFWQNEVEKDIFLTRLDTTFALYKPISFEEYQKNDNHFKALRIGGNFTCHHMGWHIDYSNLTDEQKYYRTHASDSSSWIIDDTGQTKERTY; translated from the coding sequence ATGAAAAAATCTACAGAATTTATTCGAATCGCAAAGGCGGCAAAAAAATATCTTAGTATACGATTCTTAAGACAGATAATGTTCCCCAAAACAATACCTGTAGTTATTGTAAATTTTAATCAACTAAAAACACTCAAAGAGCTTATTAACTTTTTAATTGAAAGAGAATTTTCTAAAATTTATATTGTAGATAATCACTCCACTTACGAGCCTCTTTTAAACTATTACGAAGAAATCAAAGAGAGAGTTGAAGTTATCCTGTTGGCTAAAAACGAGGGACATATGGTCTTTTTTGAAAACAAAAATTTATTCAACAGACTTGGCAAAGGAAGTTTTTTTATACTTACCGACCCTGATATTATACCCAATAGAAAGCTTCCAAAAAACTTTATGAGAATCTTGGTTAAAAATTTATTAAAATATGACGAATGGGTCACAAAAGCAGGTTTTGCTCTCGACATTTTAAATATTCCTGATTATTATCCTGCTAAAAATAAAGTTACAGCGTGGGAACAGAGATTTTGGCAAAACGAAGTAGAAAAGGATATATTTCTAACCAGACTAGATACCACTTTTGCATTATACAAACCCATATCTTTTGAAGAATACCAAAAGAATGATAATCATTTTAAAGCACTCAGAATAGGAGGAAATTTTACTTGCCACCACATGGGATGGCATATCGATTACTCTAACCTTACTGACGAACAAAAGTATTACAGAACACATGCATCTGACTCAAGTTCTTGGATAATAGATGATACCGGACAAACAAAAGAAAGAACGTATTAA
- a CDS encoding ABC transporter permease, translated as MSEPQQKWTDVIESKHSLFQLNLKEVWQYRDLVFMFVKRDFISSFKQTILGPLWFFINPILTTIVFTLVFGGIANLPTDGIPPILFYLAGNTLWGYFSTTMLSVSNVFTGNAGIFGKVYFPRLATPISTIISSFMRLSIQLILFFIVLGYYIYLGQVHPNYWAFFFPVLVIFLALFSLGLGMIFSSLTTKYRDLSLLLGFGVSLFMWFTPVILPTSLVKQKLGNYGFLADLNPLTPIFECFKFGFIGSGDFNMARLLTSFVFIILVLLLGIIIFNKSEKSFIDTV; from the coding sequence ATGAGTGAACCACAACAAAAGTGGACCGACGTAATTGAGTCTAAACATTCTTTATTCCAACTTAATTTAAAAGAAGTATGGCAATATCGTGACTTGGTTTTTATGTTTGTAAAGAGAGATTTTATTTCCTCTTTTAAACAGACTATTTTAGGTCCGCTCTGGTTTTTCATCAACCCTATTTTAACTACTATAGTTTTTACTCTTGTTTTCGGAGGCATTGCTAATTTACCAACAGATGGCATTCCTCCAATATTGTTTTATTTAGCAGGAAATACTCTTTGGGGCTATTTCAGCACTACTATGCTTAGCGTTTCTAATGTTTTCACAGGAAATGCAGGTATTTTTGGAAAAGTATACTTTCCAAGATTAGCAACTCCTATCTCAACCATAATATCGAGTTTTATGCGATTAAGTATACAATTGATATTATTTTTTATTGTACTGGGATACTACATTTATTTAGGACAGGTACATCCGAATTATTGGGCATTTTTCTTTCCTGTTTTGGTTATCTTTCTTGCATTATTTTCATTAGGATTAGGAATGATATTTTCTTCACTAACCACAAAATATCGAGATCTATCACTACTACTAGGCTTTGGTGTTAGTTTATTTATGTGGTTTACACCTGTTATTTTACCTACATCTCTTGTAAAACAAAAATTAGGAAACTATGGTTTTCTTGCGGACTTAAATCCTTTAACACCAATCTTTGAATGCTTCAAATTTGGATTTATAGGATCTGGAGATTTCAATATGGCTAGATTGCTAACAAGTTTTGTTTTTATCATTTTAGTTTTGCTGTTAGGAATTATCATCTTCAACAAATCTGAAAAATCTTTCATAGATACTGTATAA
- a CDS encoding glycosyltransferase produces the protein MNKVSVIVLTYNQEKFIEKNLRGIFAQKVNFPVELIISDDCSTDQTVTVINNFIKNKPSHIEIKLIAHKKNLGSTPNFFNALQKSTGKYLAFCEGDDYWTDDNKLQIQHDFLESNKDYSMCFHQVKNISSDPLINDTIFAKVEDRDYSPFEIFRHWIVHTTSVFMDAKVLQNTAVQTLFRHPELLYFDTFLYMACSLNGKIRGSHLTMSAYLRHEEGISNGINYKRDLRHNHLDEIIAETYDGKVKEYANWQIFSRSRIAFFDLLKQGKINLAFQHLKWIFKKKGNLRIYLIKKYA, from the coding sequence ATGAATAAAGTTTCCGTTATTGTTCTTACTTATAATCAAGAAAAATTTATTGAAAAAAATTTGCGGGGAATTTTTGCGCAGAAAGTAAATTTTCCTGTTGAGCTTATTATTTCTGATGATTGCTCAACCGATCAAACGGTAACGGTTATCAATAATTTCATCAAAAATAAACCTTCTCACATTGAAATCAAATTGATAGCCCATAAAAAGAACTTAGGTTCAACGCCTAATTTTTTTAATGCTCTACAAAAATCCACAGGAAAATATCTGGCTTTTTGTGAAGGTGATGATTATTGGACTGACGACAATAAACTGCAGATACAGCATGATTTTTTAGAAAGCAACAAAGACTATTCAATGTGTTTTCATCAGGTAAAAAATATCTCTTCTGATCCCTTAATTAATGACACCATATTTGCCAAAGTAGAAGACAGAGACTACTCACCTTTTGAGATTTTCCGACATTGGATTGTGCATACTACTTCTGTATTTATGGATGCAAAAGTTTTACAAAACACAGCAGTACAGACACTTTTCAGACATCCTGAGTTATTATATTTTGACACTTTTCTATATATGGCTTGTTCTTTAAACGGAAAAATTCGGGGTTCACATTTGACGATGTCTGCTTATCTGCGACACGAAGAAGGCATATCTAACGGCATTAACTATAAAAGAGATTTACGCCATAATCATCTTGATGAAATTATTGCAGAGACTTATGATGGAAAAGTAAAAGAATATGCCAACTGGCAAATTTTCTCAAGAAGCAGAATAGCATTTTTTGATCTTTTAAAACAAGGAAAGATCAACTTGGCATTTCAGCATCTAAAATGGATTTTCAAAAAGAAAGGAAACCTGAGAATATATCTAATCAAAAAATATGCTTAA
- the rfbB gene encoding dTDP-glucose 4,6-dehydratase, with the protein MKNIIITGGAGFIGSHVVREFVKNNPDSTIINLDALTYAGNLENLKDIENEPNYVFEKADITKPEELRKVFEKYNPDAVIHLAAESHVDRSITDPMAFINTNVNGTANLLNLCKEFWTLNPDHTHGRFPNEKRTNLFYHVSTDEVYGSLGETGFFLETTSYDPQSPYSASKAASDHLVRAYGNTYGMPFIVSNCSNNYGPNHFPEKLIPLCISNIINEKPLPIYGDGKYTRDWLFVIDHAKAIHQIFNDAKTGETYNIGGFNEWQNIDLVKELIKQMDEKLGNPAGHSEKLITYVKDRPGHDKRYAIDATKLSNELGWKPSVTFEQGLGKTIDWFLENKEWLENVTSGDYQKYYEKQYN; encoded by the coding sequence ATGAAAAACATCATCATCACCGGCGGAGCAGGATTTATTGGTTCACACGTTGTAAGGGAATTTGTAAAAAATAATCCGGATTCTACGATCATCAATTTGGATGCTTTAACGTATGCCGGAAATCTTGAGAACTTAAAAGATATCGAAAATGAGCCTAATTATGTTTTCGAGAAAGCAGATATCACAAAACCAGAAGAACTAAGAAAGGTTTTTGAAAAATATAATCCGGATGCAGTGATACATTTAGCTGCTGAAAGTCATGTAGACAGAAGCATTACAGATCCGATGGCCTTTATTAATACCAACGTAAACGGAACTGCCAATCTTTTGAATCTTTGCAAAGAATTCTGGACTTTAAACCCAGATCACACTCACGGAAGATTCCCCAATGAAAAAAGAACAAATCTTTTCTATCATGTTTCTACTGATGAAGTTTACGGGAGTTTAGGTGAAACAGGATTTTTTTTAGAAACCACTTCTTATGATCCGCAATCTCCTTATTCGGCTTCAAAAGCTGCTTCAGACCATTTAGTAAGAGCGTATGGAAACACCTATGGAATGCCATTTATTGTTTCCAACTGTTCAAACAATTACGGACCGAATCATTTTCCAGAGAAATTGATTCCGCTTTGTATTTCGAATATTATTAATGAAAAACCGTTACCAATCTACGGTGACGGAAAGTATACAAGAGACTGGCTATTCGTAATCGATCATGCAAAAGCAATTCATCAGATTTTTAATGATGCTAAAACAGGAGAAACTTACAATATCGGAGGCTTCAACGAATGGCAGAATATCGATTTGGTAAAAGAATTGATCAAACAAATGGATGAAAAGCTTGGAAATCCGGCTGGTCATTCTGAAAAACTGATCACTTATGTAAAAGACAGACCAGGTCACGACAAACGCTATGCAATTGATGCTACAAAACTGAGCAATGAGCTGGGCTGGAAACCTTCTGTAACTTTCGAACAAGGATTAGGAAAAACAATCGACTGGTTTTTGGAAAATAAAGAATGGCTTGAAAACGTAACCAGCGGAGATTACCAGAAATATTACGAAAAGCAATATAATTAA
- a CDS encoding glycosyltransferase, whose product MLSIIISSYKTANFKALKENIDKTCGIVYEIIKIDNPGLMGITEAYNLGAKKAKYNFFLFLHEDIIFHTDNWGEKLISHHHINNLGVIGIAGGTYIPSVPSGWFTNMNYALINILQREYDTTLRNVKTFTQKAHKAIAIDGVFISISKDNFYNYSFDEKLKGYHGYDTELSLRVAKKHQNYVVSDILIEHFSPGNPDKLWFINNMYIRKKHRYNFNVKNDEKTEMLLYKAFTKTFFTHYKKSFTNYFTVLQFLPISRVKLVNCLKLIKFTLYSND is encoded by the coding sequence ATGCTATCAATAATAATATCTTCATATAAAACAGCTAATTTTAAAGCTTTAAAAGAGAATATAGATAAAACCTGTGGGATTGTTTATGAAATTATTAAAATTGATAATCCCGGGCTTATGGGAATAACAGAAGCGTATAACTTAGGAGCAAAAAAAGCAAAATATAATTTTTTTTTATTTTTACATGAAGATATAATCTTTCACACAGATAATTGGGGAGAAAAACTAATTTCCCATCATCATATTAATAATCTCGGAGTAATAGGAATTGCAGGTGGAACTTACATTCCTAGTGTACCTAGTGGCTGGTTTACCAATATGAATTATGCTTTAATTAATATTCTACAAAGAGAATACGATACAACCTTACGTAACGTTAAGACTTTTACACAAAAAGCTCATAAAGCAATTGCTATTGATGGTGTTTTTATAAGTATTAGTAAAGACAATTTTTATAATTATAGCTTTGACGAGAAACTTAAAGGCTATCACGGATATGATACAGAATTGAGCTTAAGGGTTGCTAAAAAACATCAAAACTATGTAGTTTCAGACATTTTGATTGAACATTTTTCTCCAGGCAATCCAGACAAATTATGGTTTATAAACAATATGTATATCCGCAAAAAACATCGTTATAATTTTAATGTAAAAAATGATGAGAAAACTGAAATGCTTCTTTACAAAGCTTTTACAAAAACATTTTTTACACATTACAAGAAGTCGTTTACAAACTATTTCACAGTTCTCCAATTTTTACCTATATCAAGAGTAAAGCTAGTTAATTGCTTAAAACTAATAAAATTCACACTTTATTCGAATGATTAA
- a CDS encoding ABC transporter ATP-binding protein, whose protein sequence is MLALKAENISKQYRLGQVGTGTLTHDLNRFWHTVRGKEDPYLKIGEANDRSSKGFSDYVWSLRDINFEIEEGNAVGIIGRNGAGKSTLLKLLSKVTKPTTGKIYTNGRIASLLEVGTGFHPEMTGRENVFLNGAILGMTRKEITRKFDEIVDFSGVERYIDTPVKRYSSGMYVRLAFAVAAHLESEILIVDEVLAVGDAEFQKKCLGKMGDVTKGEGRTVLFVSHDLNAISQICNTGILLNKGLVEYIGSARETISTYLNFDNDDVVYFNPDHGNKDMFIKEIQVTKSDGTVSKEYLYNEPITFKFVIGIEEYIKNTSFFVTILDSKKRSVFSCESTIVNETMTLTIEPNILVRGKYSINAFINLPKIRQLDLAEDVCKFTVIDPDSYLSKHGEYDYGNVFGNYKWK, encoded by the coding sequence ATGCTTGCTTTAAAAGCTGAAAACATATCAAAACAATATCGCCTGGGGCAAGTAGGAACAGGGACGTTAACTCATGACTTAAACCGATTTTGGCATACAGTGCGAGGAAAAGAAGACCCCTATCTAAAAATTGGAGAAGCAAATGACAGAAGTTCTAAAGGCTTTTCAGATTACGTCTGGTCTTTACGTGATATTAATTTTGAAATTGAAGAAGGTAATGCAGTAGGAATTATCGGGAGAAATGGTGCAGGAAAATCTACTCTGCTTAAGTTATTGAGTAAGGTAACAAAACCTACCACCGGAAAAATATATACAAATGGGAGGATTGCATCACTCTTAGAAGTGGGAACAGGCTTTCACCCCGAAATGACAGGCCGAGAAAATGTATTTCTGAACGGTGCCATCTTGGGCATGACTCGTAAAGAAATCACAAGAAAATTCGATGAAATTGTAGATTTCTCAGGAGTTGAAAGATATATTGATACTCCCGTAAAAAGATATTCTTCGGGAATGTATGTCCGTTTGGCATTTGCTGTTGCAGCGCACTTAGAGTCCGAAATCCTTATTGTAGATGAGGTTTTAGCCGTTGGAGATGCTGAATTTCAGAAAAAATGTCTTGGTAAAATGGGCGATGTAACCAAGGGAGAAGGAAGAACGGTGCTTTTTGTAAGCCATGATCTTAATGCTATATCTCAAATTTGTAATACTGGGATTCTGCTTAATAAGGGATTAGTTGAGTACATAGGATCAGCACGTGAAACAATTTCTACATATCTGAATTTTGACAATGATGACGTTGTTTATTTTAATCCTGATCACGGTAATAAAGATATGTTCATCAAAGAAATCCAGGTTACTAAATCCGATGGTACCGTAAGTAAAGAATATCTGTATAATGAACCAATTACTTTTAAATTTGTTATCGGAATAGAAGAATACATTAAGAATACAAGTTTTTTCGTAACAATTTTAGATTCTAAAAAAAGGAGTGTGTTTTCATGTGAATCTACTATTGTTAACGAAACGATGACTTTAACCATCGAACCCAATATTTTAGTGAGAGGGAAATACTCTATAAATGCATTTATTAATCTGCCAAAAATACGACAGCTGGATCTCGCAGAAGATGTTTGTAAATTTACCGTAATAGATCCAGATTCATACCTTTCTAAACATGGTGAATACGATTACGGAAATGTATTTGGTAACTACAAATGGAAATAA
- a CDS encoding acyltransferase family protein, whose protein sequence is MLKKLFSLSISGHRIVGLDILRTVAILLVMISHSKIYLSQDIQNFLSFFLIDGVAVFFVLSGFLIGRIMIKVFTEETSFKQIFNFWARRWLRTLPNYYFILLILIGLEGLVNEKNITSDLFTYSFFLQNLYYPIEKFFPESWSLTVEEWFYLICPLLFFFIHLFLVKNKKITFLISIILIILFANIVRIYYYFNLETKNYFIYDRYFLRQVITRIDAIIYGVLSAWIYVYYPNIFNKYRNINFIIGCIAVLLIHNFESQYQPFQYLLSFTLAAIAIMITLPFLNNIKNIKIKSLQNIIIHISLISYSMYLINLSLVNFWILPLFKIKTDIINFFLFWAITIVISTILYKRLELPFLTLRDKILK, encoded by the coding sequence ATGCTTAAAAAGTTGTTTTCCTTATCTATTTCCGGGCACAGAATCGTCGGGCTGGATATTCTGAGAACAGTAGCTATTTTACTGGTTATGATTTCTCATAGCAAAATATATCTGTCTCAAGATATTCAAAATTTTTTATCATTTTTTTTAATTGATGGCGTTGCAGTTTTCTTTGTATTGAGCGGCTTTTTGATCGGCAGAATAATGATTAAAGTATTTACTGAAGAAACTTCTTTTAAGCAAATATTCAATTTTTGGGCAAGAAGGTGGCTAAGGACACTTCCAAATTATTATTTCATTTTATTGATTTTAATTGGTCTTGAAGGTTTAGTCAATGAAAAAAATATAACTTCCGACCTTTTTACATATTCTTTTTTTCTTCAAAACTTATACTATCCTATTGAAAAGTTCTTCCCTGAGTCGTGGAGTCTTACTGTAGAAGAATGGTTTTACCTGATTTGTCCTTTATTGTTTTTCTTCATCCATTTGTTCTTAGTAAAAAACAAAAAAATAACTTTTCTGATCAGTATTATTTTGATTATACTATTTGCAAATATTGTAAGAATATATTACTATTTCAATCTTGAAACAAAAAATTATTTTATATACGATCGGTATTTTCTGCGACAAGTCATAACCCGAATTGATGCCATTATTTATGGAGTTCTATCTGCCTGGATCTATGTATATTACCCCAATATATTTAATAAGTACAGAAATATAAACTTCATTATAGGCTGTATAGCAGTATTACTTATTCACAATTTTGAATCACAATACCAACCGTTTCAATATCTGCTCTCCTTTACATTAGCGGCGATAGCCATTATGATCACCTTGCCATTTTTAAACAATATTAAAAATATAAAAATTAAAAGCTTACAGAATATAATCATCCATATATCGTTGATTTCGTACTCTATGTACTTAATTAATCTCTCATTAGTCAATTTTTGGATCTTACCTTTATTCAAAATAAAAACAGATATTATAAATTTTTTCTTATTTTGGGCTATCACGATTGTAATCTCCACCATTCTTTATAAGAGATTAGAATTACCTTTTTTAACATTGAGAGACAAAATACTAAAATGA
- a CDS encoding FkbM family methyltransferase, producing the protein MKHVENLKTGISPFERQRINNLPKLKAGIATIFEMPFHYSDKDGFLHSLDEIFEQETYKFFSEKESPLIIDCGANIGLSTYYFIRQFPNSKIIAFEPDKEIFKLLENNVKSFPNHQNIEIHNTAVWTEDTQLKFYSEGSLAGSLSLDVAKKNNFDTVEAVDLKKYLQNEVDFLKIDIEGAENTLIFDIKNNLKNVKLLFLEYHGIVNQPQNLGDILNLLHNAGFEYYIRLAADTLNFPFCNEKNTTFNQQLNIFCYRNI; encoded by the coding sequence ATGAAGCATGTTGAAAATCTCAAAACAGGTATAAGTCCTTTTGAGAGACAAAGAATAAATAATCTTCCTAAGCTGAAAGCTGGTATTGCTACTATATTTGAGATGCCTTTTCATTATTCGGACAAAGATGGATTTCTCCATTCTTTGGATGAAATCTTTGAACAAGAAACTTATAAATTTTTTTCAGAAAAAGAAAGCCCACTAATTATTGATTGTGGTGCCAATATTGGATTAAGCACTTACTATTTTATTCGACAATTTCCAAACTCAAAAATTATTGCCTTTGAACCAGACAAAGAGATATTTAAGCTTTTGGAAAACAATGTTAAATCATTTCCCAATCATCAAAACATAGAAATTCATAATACCGCAGTTTGGACAGAAGATACACAACTTAAATTTTATTCTGAAGGATCACTTGCTGGCTCACTTTCGCTTGACGTGGCAAAGAAAAATAATTTTGATACTGTAGAGGCTGTAGATCTGAAAAAATATTTACAAAACGAAGTAGATTTTCTTAAAATTGATATTGAAGGTGCAGAGAACACATTAATATTTGATATTAAAAATAATTTAAAAAATGTAAAATTGCTTTTCTTAGAATATCACGGCATTGTAAACCAACCACAAAATCTTGGAGATATTCTCAACCTATTACATAACGCTGGATTCGAATATTACATAAGACTAGCTGCTGACACTTTAAATTTTCCATTTTGTAATGAAAAGAACACTACGTTTAATCAACAGCTAAATATTTTTTGTTATCGGAATATTTAA
- a CDS encoding glycosyltransferase family A protein, which produces MIKLAIIIPYYKIDFFEKTIKSVAEQTNKNFVLYIGNDASPEAPLPIIEKYFTPNEYQYFGYKENIGGKNLALQWERILENVHEEWFEVLGDDDVMAPNFVEEFYNSIQYCNDQNIHCIKTVHHHIDEYGNLIRTNDYNVDSIEAYQLFINKYCGVASSSLSENIFKTKMYRKYGFEKIPLAWGSDDLAILTFSDYGTIYYNRATYIKVRLSNLSISGSENLNKNKDDAYNILREKFILHHSKMFPSEFVGKVIKQYLEYCYMTRQDAKYSVATYFLKNFSILNFFKTLKKIYYINSL; this is translated from the coding sequence ATGATTAAACTTGCAATTATTATTCCCTACTATAAAATAGATTTTTTTGAAAAGACTATAAAATCTGTTGCTGAACAAACCAACAAAAATTTTGTTTTGTATATAGGAAATGACGCAAGTCCCGAAGCTCCTCTGCCAATCATTGAAAAATATTTTACTCCTAATGAATATCAATATTTTGGGTATAAAGAAAATATTGGCGGAAAAAACCTGGCACTTCAGTGGGAGAGAATACTTGAAAATGTGCATGAGGAATGGTTTGAGGTCTTGGGTGACGATGATGTCATGGCTCCGAACTTTGTAGAAGAATTTTACAACTCGATCCAATACTGTAATGATCAAAATATCCATTGCATAAAAACAGTACACCATCATATTGATGAATATGGTAATCTTATAAGAACTAACGATTATAATGTAGATTCAATAGAAGCTTATCAATTGTTTATAAATAAATATTGTGGTGTGGCTAGTAGCAGTTTATCAGAAAATATTTTTAAGACCAAGATGTATCGGAAATATGGTTTTGAAAAGATTCCTTTAGCGTGGGGAAGTGATGATTTAGCCATTCTTACTTTTTCTGATTACGGCACAATATACTACAATCGTGCAACTTATATAAAAGTAAGACTATCAAATCTCAGTATTTCGGGATCTGAGAATCTTAATAAAAATAAGGATGACGCTTACAATATATTGAGAGAAAAATTTATTTTACATCATTCAAAAATGTTTCCTTCAGAATTTGTAGGAAAAGTCATTAAGCAATATTTAGAGTATTGCTATATGACCAGACAAGACGCCAAATATTCTGTCGCAACTTATTTCCTCAAAAATTTTAGTATCCTGAATTTTTTTAAAACCTTAAAAAAAATATATTATATCAATTCTCTTTGA
- a CDS encoding glycosyltransferase family 4 protein has product MKIGFYSVVPLDDKKNWSGTMFKMYEQLLIQGYEVVWIPKVHFTEKEEKKFKLIERWFNKIFNRGYNRHLFIYKAKIAARRLEKNLKEFKVDVIFNPTHVNDFAYLKTDLPIVYLNDANVAQLLNYYHYYSGFGILSKIETKYLEKKTLKNSSYTVFSSDWASNFAVDFYGIDKEKVKTIKFGANIIVPEKIDLNKSTEEFTFLFLAVDWIRKRGTLAYESLKILREKGYPVKMLIVGCNPEIKDDWVTVIPFLNKNNPDEFREIQNHLLSSHFLFVPTKADCTPIAFCEAAGYGLPVISTDTGGVSAHVIEGYNGCLLSEDANEEDYANTIEKLIKSPQTIIEYSQNARKLYEKELNWENWGYEFSKILKQL; this is encoded by the coding sequence ATGAAGATAGGATTCTACAGCGTAGTGCCATTGGATGACAAAAAAAACTGGTCTGGGACTATGTTTAAGATGTATGAGCAACTCCTCATTCAAGGATATGAAGTGGTTTGGATTCCAAAAGTTCATTTTACTGAAAAAGAAGAGAAAAAATTTAAGCTCATTGAAAGATGGTTCAATAAAATTTTCAACAGAGGTTATAATCGTCATTTATTCATTTACAAGGCAAAAATTGCAGCGAGGCGGTTGGAGAAAAATTTGAAAGAGTTCAAAGTAGATGTTATTTTTAATCCGACCCATGTCAATGACTTTGCATACTTAAAAACCGACCTTCCAATTGTTTATCTAAATGATGCAAATGTTGCACAGCTCCTTAATTATTATCATTATTATTCCGGTTTTGGAATTTTATCTAAAATAGAAACGAAATATTTAGAAAAGAAAACACTAAAAAACTCATCATACACTGTGTTTTCATCAGATTGGGCAAGCAATTTTGCGGTAGATTTTTATGGAATCGATAAGGAAAAAGTAAAAACCATAAAGTTTGGAGCCAACATCATCGTACCCGAAAAAATTGATCTTAATAAAAGTACAGAGGAATTCACATTTCTTTTTCTGGCTGTAGACTGGATCAGAAAAAGAGGAACACTTGCCTACGAAAGTTTAAAAATTTTGAGAGAAAAAGGTTACCCTGTAAAGATGCTGATTGTAGGCTGCAATCCTGAAATAAAAGATGATTGGGTAACTGTAATTCCTTTTCTTAATAAAAATAATCCGGATGAATTTAGAGAGATACAAAATCATTTGCTCAGTTCCCACTTCTTATTTGTACCCACAAAAGCAGACTGTACGCCTATTGCATTCTGTGAAGCCGCTGGATATGGTCTGCCTGTAATTTCTACAGATACGGGCGGAGTTTCCGCTCACGTTATTGAAGGCTATAATGGATGTCTTCTTTCTGAAGATGCAAATGAAGAGGATTATGCCAATACAATCGAAAAACTTATAAAGTCGCCCCAAACTATAATAGAATATTCTCAAAATGCGCGTAAACTTTATGAGAAGGAGCTTAATTGGGAAAATTGGGGGTATGAGTTTTCAAAAATTTTAAAACAGCTATGA